One stretch of Roseimicrobium sp. ORNL1 DNA includes these proteins:
- a CDS encoding DUF1003 domain-containing protein encodes MSTHSQKTGVCAITGKTVPLHQLVPLGAVRPQIGQELLSRHPDLSPASLVSTSVINDARLDHVRALLASQLGELTHLDESVLKSLHQHELLSQRPADVDAASTTFGQRMADGIATFGGSWAFILTFGGFLLLWIAVNVLVLAARPFDPYPFILLNLILSCIAAFQAPVIMMSQNRQEARDRLRAENDYKVNLKAELEIRHLHEKMDFLLHQHSAKLLEIQQIQLDLMREAAGRRENRGEKGT; translated from the coding sequence ATGAGCACGCACAGTCAGAAGACAGGCGTCTGTGCCATCACGGGAAAGACGGTGCCGCTGCACCAGCTTGTTCCGCTGGGAGCGGTACGGCCCCAGATAGGACAGGAACTGCTGAGCAGGCATCCTGACCTTTCGCCAGCCTCGCTCGTCTCGACCTCGGTGATCAATGATGCCCGTCTGGATCATGTGCGTGCTTTACTCGCGAGCCAGCTCGGAGAGCTCACTCATCTGGACGAGAGTGTGTTGAAAAGCCTGCACCAGCACGAACTGCTGAGCCAGAGACCGGCGGATGTGGACGCTGCGTCGACCACCTTTGGCCAGCGCATGGCAGATGGCATTGCGACTTTCGGTGGAAGCTGGGCCTTCATCCTCACCTTCGGCGGATTTCTTTTGCTGTGGATCGCCGTGAATGTCCTTGTGCTCGCCGCGCGACCCTTCGATCCCTATCCTTTCATCCTGCTGAATCTCATCCTCTCCTGCATTGCTGCCTTCCAGGCGCCGGTGATCATGATGAGCCAGAATCGTCAGGAAGCCCGAGATCGCCTGCGTGCTGAGAACGACTACAAGGTGAACCTGAAAGCGGAGTTGGAGATCCGGCACTTGCACGAGAAGATGGACTTCCTGCTGCATCAGCATTCGGCGAAGCTCCTGGAAATTCAGCAAATCCAGCTCGACCTCATGCGGGAGGCGGCAGGGCGCCGTGAAAATCGTGGGGAGAAGGGAACCTAA
- a CDS encoding YezD family protein, with protein MSILNETEVAAEPWLEIVRRKVGNLRFGSVQIVVHEGRVTQVESTEKTRLSDAGSVNGSSSSYAAVKRKI; from the coding sequence ATGAGCATCCTTAACGAAACAGAAGTCGCTGCCGAACCGTGGCTTGAAATCGTCCGCCGGAAGGTGGGCAATCTCCGCTTCGGATCCGTCCAAATCGTCGTGCACGAAGGCCGTGTCACCCAGGTGGAAAGCACCGAGAAGACCCGCCTCAGCGACGCCGGTTCCGTGAACGGTTCGTCCTCGTCCTACGCAGCGGTGAAGCGCAAAATCTAA
- the cysT gene encoding sulfate ABC transporter permease subunit CysT, producing MSRHRRHVLPGFKLTLGFTLLYLTLIVLIPLSALVWKSSTGGWEAFWKTATDERVLGSLKLSFGTALAATLVNGVFGVLTAWVLERYRFPGKRLLDAMVDLPFALPTAVAGIALVTLYSINGLVGKPLNEFALKLFEYDLRIAFTPSGITLALIFVGFPFVVRTVQPVIADLSLEPEEAAACLGATRWQTLTRVILPAILPSTLAGMALSFGRGVGEYGSVVFISGNLPFKTEIAPLLIVTRLEQYDYAGATTIGLLMLFASFVILVVSNRFINWHERRTAQ from the coding sequence ATGTCCCGACACCGCCGCCATGTGCTCCCCGGATTCAAGCTCACTCTTGGATTCACACTTCTGTATCTCACCCTGATTGTCCTCATCCCGCTCTCTGCTCTCGTCTGGAAGAGCAGCACGGGTGGATGGGAGGCCTTCTGGAAGACGGCCACGGATGAGCGTGTGCTCGGTTCACTGAAGCTCAGCTTCGGCACGGCGCTTGCTGCGACGCTGGTGAACGGAGTCTTCGGTGTGCTCACGGCGTGGGTGCTGGAGCGGTATCGCTTTCCAGGAAAGCGACTTCTCGATGCCATGGTCGATTTGCCGTTCGCACTGCCGACCGCGGTGGCAGGCATCGCGTTGGTGACGCTCTATTCAATCAATGGGCTTGTTGGAAAGCCGCTGAATGAATTCGCCCTCAAGCTGTTTGAATACGACCTCAGGATCGCTTTCACCCCGAGTGGCATCACCCTGGCGCTCATCTTTGTGGGCTTCCCCTTCGTGGTGCGCACGGTGCAGCCGGTGATTGCGGACCTTTCACTGGAGCCGGAAGAAGCGGCCGCCTGTCTCGGCGCCACCCGCTGGCAGACGCTCACCCGCGTGATCCTGCCCGCCATCTTGCCTTCCACTCTGGCTGGCATGGCTCTCTCCTTCGGACGTGGGGTGGGTGAGTACGGTTCCGTGGTGTTCATCTCAGGGAACCTTCCCTTCAAGACGGAGATTGCGCCGCTGCTCATCGTGACCCGCCTGGAGCAGTATGACTACGCGGGCGCCACCACGATTGGCCTGCTCATGCTCTTCGCTTCATTCGTCATCCTGGTGGTTTCCAATCGATTCATCAATTGGCATGAACGCCGCACCGCCCAGTAG
- the cysW gene encoding sulfate ABC transporter permease subunit CysW, which yields MGAIADLPVRSARRRAPSPVLRATAEPWFLRWTVILLVVAFMGAMFLLPLWVVFQEAFRKGWAAYLKAFDDRAASHAIWLTLKVAAIAVPLNTIFGIAAAWCVAHFRFKGKRFLGTLIELPLWVSPVISGLIFILLFGAQGLFGPSLREHGIKIIFALPGIVLSTIFVTFPFVARVLTPQMESQGHKEEEAAMTLGANGWQMFWRVTLPKIKWGLLYGIILCNARSMGEFGAVSVVSGHIRNQTNTLPLHVEVLYNEYQMVPAFACASLLALLALVTLLLKTFTNRKATATT from the coding sequence ATGGGTGCTATCGCTGACCTTCCCGTTCGTTCTGCAAGACGCCGCGCGCCATCACCGGTGCTGCGCGCCACGGCTGAGCCGTGGTTCCTTCGCTGGACCGTCATCCTCCTGGTGGTCGCCTTCATGGGCGCCATGTTCCTGCTGCCCCTGTGGGTGGTGTTTCAGGAGGCTTTCCGCAAGGGATGGGCGGCTTATCTCAAGGCGTTTGATGACCGCGCCGCTTCGCATGCGATCTGGCTCACCTTGAAAGTGGCTGCCATCGCGGTGCCGCTGAATACCATCTTTGGCATTGCCGCTGCGTGGTGCGTGGCGCACTTCCGCTTCAAGGGGAAACGCTTCCTTGGCACACTCATCGAGCTTCCCCTGTGGGTGTCGCCGGTGATTTCCGGGTTGATCTTCATCCTGCTCTTTGGTGCCCAGGGCTTGTTTGGTCCTTCGCTGCGTGAGCACGGCATCAAGATCATCTTTGCCCTGCCCGGCATCGTGCTGAGCACCATCTTCGTGACCTTCCCCTTCGTCGCTCGAGTGTTGACTCCGCAGATGGAGTCCCAGGGACACAAGGAGGAGGAGGCTGCCATGACCCTTGGCGCCAATGGCTGGCAGATGTTCTGGCGTGTCACGCTCCCGAAGATCAAGTGGGGCCTGCTGTACGGCATCATCCTCTGCAATGCGCGCAGCATGGGTGAGTTCGGCGCGGTCTCCGTGGTGTCCGGCCACATTCGCAATCAGACGAACACGCTGCCCCTCCACGTCGAGGTACTCTACAACGAGTACCAGATGGTCCCCGCCTTTGCCTGCGCCTCGCTTCTCGCCCTGCTGGCGCTTGTCACACTCCTTTTGAAAACCTTCACGAACCGTAAAGCCACTGCCACCACATGA
- a CDS encoding Rrf2 family transcriptional regulator has product MVGTTTMKLTKKGEYALRTLIQLGIAERLGRDVVSVSDLSDSENLPYKFIENILQELRRHGYVESKRGKEGGARLARPMKEITIGEVVRLIDGRLAPIGCASETDYSRCTCPDETHCGLRMMMIDVRNAIARILDKYTLADVVAVTLRKMERDGVEMPYAVPEKNLRKKTSTRVTKPKRVKHADPLDGFLSLLTNSST; this is encoded by the coding sequence ATGGTCGGCACCACCACCATGAAGCTCACCAAGAAAGGCGAATACGCACTCCGCACCCTCATCCAGCTCGGCATTGCCGAACGTCTCGGGCGTGATGTGGTATCCGTGTCGGACCTTTCCGACAGTGAGAACCTGCCGTACAAGTTCATTGAGAACATCCTGCAGGAGCTGCGCCGCCACGGTTATGTGGAGAGCAAGCGTGGCAAGGAAGGTGGCGCCAGGCTGGCCCGGCCCATGAAGGAAATCACCATCGGTGAAGTGGTGCGCCTCATTGATGGAAGACTTGCTCCCATCGGTTGCGCCAGCGAGACGGACTACTCCCGCTGCACGTGCCCGGATGAGACGCACTGTGGCCTGCGCATGATGATGATTGACGTGCGCAATGCCATCGCTCGCATCCTCGATAAGTACACGCTCGCAGATGTGGTCGCTGTGACTCTCCGCAAGATGGAACGGGATGGCGTGGAAATGCCCTATGCCGTTCCCGAAAAAAATCTCCGCAAGAAAACAAGTACACGCGTGACCAAGCCGAAACGCGTAAAGCACGCAGATCCCCTCGATGGATTCCTTTCCCTCCTCACCAACTCCAGTACCTAA
- a CDS encoding porin codes for MHLKKHIGRRNLLLLAAAVSAAGALHAGEPVVTSSGKSAKDVITTEKKEESIYDKIWGLATIYKNKDNPVLQEFKLRGRYQGQYHWVDSDQGNSDDWEDRRSRFGFDAKLFNQFEVRLDAQSSDEFDPFYNGLVDAYVKWKPSDSFALTVGRQKPQIAYYDFLQSTNNQPTFERSQIFNQLRVDRVVGAVIEGKVQKFTWQAGVYSNDIDKEFGQFDGGIAFGAGVGYNLKEALGTDKADLRFDWLHSESDDEGANILDRYEDLFTTTFWVKEGRWSLVTELFLATGGDPGWDDAFGFYIQPTFDIIKDKLQAVGRYSFSVGDGNNSIQAQSRYERTAPEITGSGRGENYNAFYGGLQYFIYGDKLKLMAGAEYATLDGGGNGGDYDGWTVLTGVRFSF; via the coding sequence ATGCATCTCAAGAAACATATTGGCCGACGTAACCTCCTGCTCCTCGCAGCAGCGGTGTCCGCTGCAGGCGCCCTTCACGCCGGCGAACCTGTCGTCACCTCCTCTGGCAAATCCGCCAAGGACGTCATCACGACCGAGAAGAAGGAAGAGTCCATCTATGACAAGATTTGGGGACTCGCCACCATCTACAAGAACAAGGACAATCCCGTCCTTCAGGAGTTCAAACTCCGTGGTCGTTACCAGGGCCAGTACCACTGGGTGGATTCCGACCAGGGTAACAGCGATGACTGGGAAGATCGCCGCTCGCGCTTCGGCTTCGATGCGAAGCTCTTCAACCAATTCGAAGTTCGCTTGGACGCACAGAGCTCCGATGAGTTCGACCCGTTCTACAACGGCCTCGTGGATGCCTACGTGAAGTGGAAGCCCTCCGACAGCTTCGCTCTTACCGTGGGTCGCCAGAAGCCGCAGATCGCGTACTACGACTTCCTCCAGTCCACGAACAATCAGCCGACCTTTGAGCGTTCGCAGATCTTCAACCAGCTTCGCGTGGATCGTGTGGTTGGCGCGGTGATCGAAGGCAAGGTGCAAAAGTTCACCTGGCAGGCAGGCGTGTACTCGAATGACATCGACAAGGAGTTCGGTCAGTTCGACGGCGGCATCGCCTTTGGCGCTGGTGTGGGCTACAATCTGAAGGAAGCGCTTGGCACGGACAAGGCAGACCTCCGCTTCGACTGGCTGCACAGCGAGTCCGATGACGAAGGTGCCAACATCCTGGACCGCTACGAAGATCTCTTCACCACCACCTTCTGGGTGAAGGAAGGTCGCTGGAGCCTGGTGACGGAACTCTTCCTCGCCACCGGTGGTGACCCCGGCTGGGACGATGCCTTCGGCTTCTACATCCAGCCCACCTTCGACATCATCAAGGACAAGCTCCAGGCCGTGGGTCGCTACAGCTTCTCCGTGGGCGATGGCAACAACAGCATCCAGGCGCAGAGCCGCTATGAGCGCACAGCTCCGGAAATCACCGGCAGCGGTCGTGGTGAAAACTACAACGCCTTCTACGGCGGCCTTCAGTACTTCATCTACGGAGACAAGCTCAAGCTCATGGCTGGCGCCGAGTACGCCACGCTCGATGGCGGCGGCAACGGCGGCGACTACGACGGCTGGACTGTCCTGACCGGCGTGCGCTTCTCCTTCTAA
- a CDS encoding FAD-dependent oxidoreductase, with protein MNRSDMLKAAASRKEPWDIIIIGGGATGVGVAVDAATRGYSTLLLEQHDYGKGTSSRSTKLVHGGVRYLEQGNVSLVMEALKERGIMRQNAPHLVSELPFIVPSYSWWEGPFYGIGLKLYQMLSGKYGFGPSKIVSREETLKMLPNVNTEGLSRGVIYYDGQFDDSRLLINMVTTAIEQGATLLNYAKVTGLVKGEDDTIESVTWQDVESGASYTSGAQVVINATGPFTDGVRKLAEPDIEPMISPSQGAHIVLDRSFLPGDTAIMVPHTSDGRVMFAIPWHGHTLVGTTDMAIEEATAEPVPMDQEIEFMLSTAALYLEKKPTRADILSAFAGIRPLVKAGGGKNTAALSRDHTIHIDQSGLLTITGGKWTTYRNMAQDCVNHAATLGDLPERECVTKSLNIHGYHPHSEKFGSRSVYGSDAPLIDELVAGDASLGAVLDEALPYIAAEAVWAARHEYARTVEDVLSRRTRALFLNAKAAVRMAPKVAELLARELRKDAAWQSSQLEAFSVVAKGYMVH; from the coding sequence ATGAACCGATCTGACATGCTAAAGGCGGCTGCCTCCCGCAAGGAGCCCTGGGACATCATCATCATCGGAGGTGGCGCTACCGGCGTAGGCGTAGCGGTGGATGCTGCCACGCGTGGCTACAGCACGCTGCTCCTGGAACAGCATGACTACGGCAAGGGAACCTCCAGCCGCAGCACCAAGCTGGTCCACGGCGGGGTGCGTTATCTGGAGCAGGGGAATGTGTCCCTGGTGATGGAGGCACTGAAGGAGCGCGGCATCATGCGACAGAATGCGCCGCATCTTGTGAGCGAGCTTCCCTTCATTGTGCCGAGCTACTCCTGGTGGGAGGGACCATTCTATGGCATCGGCCTGAAGCTCTACCAGATGCTCTCCGGGAAGTATGGGTTCGGTCCGTCGAAGATTGTTTCGCGTGAGGAGACGCTGAAGATGCTGCCCAATGTGAACACGGAAGGACTGAGTCGTGGAGTAATCTATTACGATGGGCAGTTCGATGATTCCCGCCTGCTCATCAACATGGTGACCACCGCCATTGAGCAGGGGGCTACGCTGCTAAACTACGCGAAGGTCACCGGGCTGGTCAAAGGCGAGGATGACACGATTGAAAGTGTGACCTGGCAGGATGTGGAAAGTGGTGCGTCCTATACTTCGGGCGCCCAGGTAGTGATCAATGCCACCGGTCCCTTCACCGACGGCGTGCGAAAGCTGGCGGAGCCGGACATCGAGCCGATGATCTCACCGAGTCAGGGGGCTCACATCGTACTGGACCGTTCCTTCCTTCCCGGGGACACCGCCATCATGGTGCCGCATACCAGTGATGGGCGCGTGATGTTCGCCATTCCCTGGCACGGTCACACGCTGGTGGGCACCACAGACATGGCGATTGAAGAAGCCACAGCGGAGCCAGTGCCCATGGATCAGGAGATTGAGTTCATGCTGAGCACGGCGGCCTTGTACCTCGAGAAGAAACCGACCCGGGCAGACATTCTCAGCGCCTTCGCAGGCATCCGTCCTTTGGTGAAAGCAGGAGGTGGGAAAAACACGGCGGCTCTCTCCCGTGACCACACCATCCATATTGATCAAAGCGGCTTACTTACCATCACGGGAGGGAAGTGGACCACGTACCGGAACATGGCACAAGATTGTGTGAACCACGCCGCCACTCTTGGCGACCTGCCAGAGCGGGAGTGCGTGACCAAGTCGCTGAATATCCACGGCTACCATCCGCATTCGGAGAAGTTCGGCTCGCGATCGGTGTACGGCTCGGATGCACCGCTGATCGATGAACTGGTAGCGGGTGATGCGTCCTTAGGGGCGGTGCTGGATGAAGCGCTCCCCTACATCGCTGCGGAAGCAGTCTGGGCAGCTCGTCACGAGTATGCTCGCACAGTGGAGGATGTGCTTTCTCGGCGCACACGTGCTCTCTTCCTCAATGCCAAGGCCGCCGTACGTATGGCTCCCAAGGTGGCGGAATTGCTGGCCAGGGAATTGAGGAAGGATGCGGCGTGGCAATCGAGCCAACTGGAGGCCTTCTCCGTTGTGGCCAAGGGGTACATGGTGCACTAG
- a CDS encoding M14 family metallocarboxypeptidase: protein MNSALKLLPEDARLERSSARRRNAPESIFIPKIVCPPREGKATWKFGVFGGMHGDEEAGILASHELADWALTLPEELQDFELHFYPVCNPTGRAVGTRHSMGGYDLNREFWVGSSQPEVAYLEGEIRRESYDGLISLHTDDESAGIYGFASGALLSQQILEPALDAADKIIPRNPSPYIDGFAAERGIITEGYFGVLSAPPEQRPHALEIVFETPDYIRMELQVQATVAAVKTILSEYRRLQAYAPNL from the coding sequence ATGAACTCCGCTCTCAAGCTCTTGCCAGAAGACGCCCGTCTTGAACGCAGCTCCGCGCGCCGTCGCAACGCGCCGGAATCCATCTTCATCCCGAAGATTGTGTGCCCTCCCCGCGAAGGGAAGGCCACGTGGAAGTTCGGCGTCTTCGGTGGCATGCACGGAGATGAGGAGGCCGGCATCCTAGCCTCCCATGAGCTGGCGGACTGGGCGCTGACTTTGCCGGAAGAGTTGCAGGACTTTGAGCTGCACTTCTATCCCGTGTGCAATCCCACCGGCCGTGCGGTGGGTACGCGCCACTCCATGGGCGGCTACGATCTGAATCGCGAGTTCTGGGTGGGCTCTTCGCAACCTGAAGTGGCCTATCTCGAAGGTGAAATTCGCCGTGAATCGTATGACGGCCTCATCTCGCTCCACACGGATGACGAGTCTGCCGGCATCTATGGCTTCGCCAGCGGGGCCTTGCTCAGCCAGCAGATCCTCGAGCCCGCGCTCGACGCCGCCGACAAGATCATCCCGCGCAATCCTTCGCCTTATATCGATGGATTCGCCGCCGAGCGCGGCATCATCACTGAAGGCTACTTCGGTGTGCTGAGCGCTCCTCCGGAGCAGCGTCCGCATGCGCTGGAGATCGTCTTCGAAACTCCCGACTACATCCGCATGGAACTGCAGGTGCAAGCCACCGTCGCCGCCGTGAAAACCATCCTCAGTGAATACCGCCGCCTGCAGGCCTACGCACCGAATCTCTAG
- a CDS encoding sulfate ABC transporter substrate-binding protein encodes MKSRTFLKSLLALAGASVLGSEAASAQTLLNVSYDPTREFYVDYNAAFIKHWKEKTGKEITVDQSHGGSGKQARSVIDGLEADVVTLALANDVTAISEKAGLLPADWQTKLPKDSAPYTSTIVFLVRKGNPKGIKDWDDLTKEGVAVITPNPKTSGGAQWNFLAAFEFAKRKYGSEDKAKEFVAKLYKNVPVLDSGARGSTTTFVQRGLGDVFISWENEAFLAQKEFGKDTFEIVVPSLSILAQPTVALVEKNAAKKGTTEVAKAYLEYLYSDEGQDLAGKHFYRPTDEKAAAKYASVFPKIELFTIDQAFGGWAKAAKTHFAEGGTFDQIYKPQN; translated from the coding sequence ATGAAAAGCAGAACCTTCCTGAAATCCCTTCTCGCGCTCGCAGGCGCCAGTGTCCTCGGTTCCGAGGCCGCCTCTGCCCAGACTCTGCTCAACGTCTCCTACGACCCCACGCGTGAATTCTACGTGGATTACAATGCCGCCTTCATCAAGCATTGGAAGGAAAAGACCGGCAAGGAAATCACCGTCGATCAGTCGCATGGTGGCTCCGGCAAGCAGGCTCGCTCCGTCATCGACGGTCTCGAAGCTGACGTGGTGACGCTCGCGCTCGCCAACGACGTGACCGCCATCTCTGAGAAGGCTGGACTGCTCCCCGCTGATTGGCAGACCAAGCTGCCGAAGGACTCCGCTCCGTACACCTCCACGATCGTGTTCCTGGTGCGCAAGGGCAATCCCAAGGGCATCAAGGACTGGGATGACCTCACCAAGGAAGGTGTGGCCGTGATCACTCCGAACCCGAAGACCTCCGGCGGCGCCCAGTGGAACTTCCTCGCCGCCTTCGAGTTCGCCAAGCGCAAGTACGGCAGCGAAGACAAGGCGAAGGAATTCGTGGCCAAGCTCTACAAGAATGTGCCGGTGCTCGACTCGGGTGCCCGTGGTTCCACCACCACGTTCGTGCAGCGCGGTCTGGGTGATGTCTTCATCTCCTGGGAGAATGAAGCCTTCCTTGCCCAGAAGGAATTCGGCAAGGACACCTTTGAAATCGTCGTGCCTTCCCTGAGCATCCTCGCGCAGCCCACCGTGGCGCTCGTGGAAAAGAATGCTGCGAAGAAGGGCACCACCGAAGTGGCCAAGGCCTACCTCGAGTACCTCTACTCGGATGAAGGCCAGGACCTCGCTGGCAAGCACTTCTACCGTCCCACTGACGAGAAGGCCGCCGCCAAGTACGCCAGCGTCTTCCCCAAGATTGAGCTCTTCACCATCGACCAGGCGTTCGGTGGCTGGGCCAAGGCTGCGAAGACCCACTTCGCCGAGGGCGGCACCTTCGACCAGATCTACAAGCCCCAGAACTAA
- the cysK gene encoding cysteine synthase A, whose protein sequence is MSFHPNIVEAVGGTPLIKLNRIAAGLPGTIALKAEFKNPLGSVKDRIGRAMIEAAEEFGRLKPGTTIIEPTSGNTGIALAFVAASRGYRLILTMPESMSLERRTLLALLGAELVLTPAAQGMKGAIAKANELHASIPNSWVPQQFENPANPEVHRKTTAEEIWADSYGAIDVFVSAVGTGGTITGVSEVIKERKPSLKSIAVEPAASPVISQTLKGEPLTPGPHKIQGTGAGFVPGNLNTAIIDEVITVSNEDAIATAQRLALEEGLLVGISTGANVWAALQVAARADSEGKLIVTVGCSTGERYLSTALADEARLKTAA, encoded by the coding sequence ATGTCATTTCATCCGAACATTGTCGAAGCTGTCGGCGGCACGCCGCTCATCAAGCTGAACCGCATTGCCGCTGGTCTGCCCGGCACCATCGCGCTGAAGGCCGAGTTCAAGAATCCACTGGGTAGTGTGAAGGATCGCATCGGCCGCGCGATGATTGAGGCCGCGGAAGAGTTCGGTCGTCTGAAGCCCGGCACCACCATCATTGAGCCCACCTCGGGCAACACCGGAATTGCGCTGGCGTTTGTCGCCGCCTCTCGTGGATACCGTCTTATTCTTACCATGCCGGAGAGCATGAGCCTGGAGCGCCGCACGCTGCTTGCGTTGCTGGGCGCGGAACTCGTGCTGACTCCTGCTGCACAGGGCATGAAGGGCGCAATTGCCAAGGCGAATGAGCTGCACGCCAGCATCCCGAACTCATGGGTTCCCCAACAGTTTGAAAATCCCGCCAACCCCGAGGTGCATCGCAAGACCACAGCGGAAGAAATCTGGGCGGACTCCTATGGCGCCATCGATGTCTTTGTATCCGCAGTCGGCACGGGTGGCACCATCACCGGCGTGAGCGAGGTCATCAAGGAGCGTAAGCCTTCGCTCAAGTCGATAGCGGTGGAGCCTGCGGCATCGCCGGTCATTTCGCAGACCTTGAAGGGCGAGCCGCTCACTCCTGGACCGCACAAGATTCAGGGCACCGGCGCCGGATTCGTTCCTGGCAATCTCAACACCGCCATCATCGATGAGGTGATTACCGTGTCGAATGAAGACGCCATCGCCACCGCCCAACGCCTGGCCTTGGAAGAAGGCCTGCTCGTGGGCATTTCCACCGGAGCGAATGTCTGGGCCGCATTGCAAGTGGCAGCCCGCGCAGACAGCGAGGGCAAGCTGATTGTCACCGTGGGCTGCAGCACGGGCGAACGCTACCTCTCGACCGCCCTTGCCGATGAAGCCCGACTGAAAACTGCCGCCTAA
- the dsrP gene encoding sulfate reduction electron transfer complex DsrMKJOP subunit DsrP: MSDSSEASPSSSRPAFWRNFGRFLGNAALESLDGGKLFYVWMFCLTAVFLVGANAWATQVRDGMALSNMSDHVSWALYIANFTFLVGLAAGGVMMVIPAYLYHDDEMHDIVIIGELLAIAAIIMSLMFVICDLGRPDRFWHLLPPFGRLNFPVSMLSWDVIVLNGYLFINVYICAYLLYMRYLGLTPDPRWYVPFVFLSIVWAISIHTVTAFLYCGLGGRPFWNTALLAPRFLASAFVSGPAFIVLAIQVIRRAVGRHFGDGPIRTLVNIMRITILVNLLMVISEVFTEFYTGGAHTSSARYLYFGLHGHNELVPWIWSSIFLVTTAAVLMLLPSIFTRSWMLNLACVLAFIGIWIEKGMGLIIPGFVPSTLHEIVEYRPSAIEWKITAGIWALGLLIYTLFIKIAAGIVLNRTKMHAIPDEPTAADASPSPVPNS, from the coding sequence ATGAGCGATTCCTCTGAGGCCAGCCCAAGCTCCAGCCGTCCCGCATTCTGGCGGAACTTTGGTCGTTTCCTGGGTAATGCTGCCCTGGAATCGCTCGATGGAGGCAAGCTGTTTTACGTGTGGATGTTCTGCCTCACTGCCGTCTTCCTCGTAGGTGCCAATGCGTGGGCAACGCAGGTGCGTGATGGCATGGCCTTGAGCAATATGAGCGACCACGTGTCGTGGGCACTCTACATTGCGAACTTCACTTTCCTCGTGGGCCTCGCTGCAGGTGGGGTGATGATGGTAATACCTGCGTATCTCTACCACGATGATGAAATGCATGACATCGTGATCATCGGTGAACTGCTGGCCATTGCCGCCATCATCATGAGCCTCATGTTCGTGATTTGCGATCTCGGCCGTCCGGATCGCTTCTGGCATCTGCTTCCGCCGTTTGGCCGCCTTAACTTCCCGGTCTCCATGCTCAGTTGGGACGTCATTGTGCTGAATGGCTATCTTTTCATCAATGTCTACATCTGCGCGTATCTCCTGTACATGCGCTACTTGGGGCTCACACCGGATCCGCGCTGGTATGTTCCATTTGTGTTTCTTTCCATTGTGTGGGCCATCTCCATCCACACAGTCACGGCATTTCTGTATTGCGGTCTCGGTGGACGGCCGTTTTGGAACACTGCCCTGCTCGCGCCGAGGTTTCTCGCGTCGGCATTCGTTTCTGGCCCGGCCTTCATTGTTCTGGCCATTCAGGTGATCCGCCGGGCCGTGGGTCGCCATTTTGGCGATGGTCCGATTCGTACGCTGGTCAATATCATGCGCATCACCATCCTGGTGAATCTGCTCATGGTCATATCGGAGGTATTCACGGAATTCTACACCGGCGGTGCGCATACTTCTTCGGCGCGCTATCTCTATTTTGGCCTGCATGGGCACAATGAATTGGTGCCCTGGATCTGGAGTTCCATTTTCCTGGTGACCACTGCGGCGGTGCTCATGCTCCTGCCCTCAATCTTCACCCGGTCCTGGATGCTGAATCTCGCCTGCGTGCTGGCATTCATCGGTATCTGGATTGAAAAAGGCATGGGGCTCATCATTCCAGGTTTTGTGCCATCCACTCTGCATGAGATCGTGGAGTACCGGCCAAGCGCTATCGAGTGGAAGATCACCGCGGGCATCTGGGCGCTCGGGCTGCTCATCTATACCTTGTTCATCAAAATCGCAGCCGGCATCGTCCTGAACAGGACCAAGATGCATGCCATCCCGGACGAGCCCACTGCCGCCGACGCTTCACCTTCACCTGTACCAAATTCATGA